aatattcccaATTATGGTAAATTAGATATATACAGTTCTAAGGtagtgaatataatatatgcataaaaccaaattaatttttaagggACCATTATCAATAATAGCAGGAATAGTATTGGGCGGATTATGGGGAGGAATGACATCTGTAATTCCAGAAAAAGGAGACACCTACGTAGTTCCTTTGAGATTCTTATCGCTATTTTTGGGAGGTTTATTCGcactttttatatcaaatttgatTGGATGGAGTGGAGCAGGTATggttattaaagaataatttttttttatgacgttaaacaaaaactttatactatgtatatgtTCGTTTCATGTCAAAATACGTAAACTTTAGTCTTTTGCAGTAATACCAGTATATATAAGCTAAGTtggaaaagtaaataattataggttCGTTTCTTTTTTCGTTTTGTTCTTTTTAGGTCCTTTAGCAATAGTGTCATCTGGTTTTATGGCTGCATACTTTTGGGAAAAGCAAGGATGGCCAGTAAATAAAAACCCCGTGAGCGACTTATTTAGGATACTGTGGATATTTTTTGAGCCAATTCTTTTTGCTTTTACAGGAGCACAAATTACGGTAGGTCCTTGTTATCATATTGTTGTTGTTAAaatgcttatatatttaaatattttacttttttagcTTAGTGCACTTGATCCAGATGTAATATCTATGGGTGCTGTTTGTCTTCTATCCTGTCTAGCTTTGAGGGTAGTTGCAACTTTCCTTATTAGCTTTGGATGCGGTCTTAATCCAAAGGAAAAGCTTTTTATTGGCCTTACTTGGATGGCTAAAGCCACCGTGCAggtaatcataatataattaataaatatttattttatttttcctttttttgaagcCTATGTAATTTCCTGAATCTTTACTATTTGTGGaagcatacattttatagagaaaataatatattttttacacgcatacattagcttcacctgtatgtttgtttgacctttagactcgatttcaAACCAGTTTAAACggacaaattaaattttaactttgcAAACTTAGCAAGgcttacaatacaataatttcatgagtttatctaaTTTTCCTGATTAGggtcgccaggattaaataatcttAGTTTAAGAGCGAGTGAAACAAAtaagttgattctatcattaaagcgtgattataagattaaaactatatttaattatttataaggcaGCATTAGGCCCCGCAGCATTGGACCTTGTGAATAGCGGGCAGTCCGCAGGAAATCCTAGAGCTGATGAAGAAATTTACGCCAAAAGTATATTGGCAATGAGTGTACTTAGCGTCGTAATTTCAGCTCCCGCTGGCGCTATATTTATTGCACTTACAGGACCAAAATTGTTAAGTAAAGATTGTAAGTATTCGACACATTAAAAAGTTGTCATTAATTCTATTCAAATTgggtcaaaataaaaatataatctgtatagaataataaaaaaattatcgtatTAAAGGCATATTTTCTGATGACGCCGAACACGCATTCAGTTATGATCATTGTTATTGGCAGTTATGGTCCTTGGTTctgttaaaaaacaataattatatgtggGCCTGTACGATATTTCGATCGAAATAAGACTGATCGtggttaaattattgtaaccacataaaaatatcataaattagcCATAAAGCGCTTACCGTTTATTTTTCAGCACCAACCGCTGATACCGTAGAAAATACTGAAAGAGCGTACGACGTTCAAGAAAATGGTACATCAACGGACTTATGACGAaaagaacaaaattattaacgcatatcaattttttatagaatatttgttatagacaaaatatatttcacgttagattaaacaatattatagttGTACTTAcaaaactgaaaatatttaaatttttatcttcataGTGTACTTAACGTTGATAATATTCAATGTTCATTTACAAaagtacttatttttattaaaaataaaaattaaatgtcgtTTTAAACcacgttttattgtattacaataaCTACTTGAATAAACTGATTACACGCTTTTTTcgactaatatattttttatttttttttatttttattttttaaggatcACAAATGGTTGTTACATGTAAACTTAAGCTACAgatcgtttttaaatataNNNNNNNNNNNNNNNNNNNNNNNNNNNNNNNNNNNNNNNNNNNNNNNNNNNNNNNNNNNNNNNNNNNNNNNNNNNNNNNNNNNNNNNNNNNNNNNNNNNNNNNNNNNNNNNNNNNNNNNNNNNNNNNNNNNNNNNNNNNNNNNNNNNNNNNNNNNNNNNNNNNNNNNNNNNNNNNNNNNNNNNNNNNNNNNNNNNNNNNNNNNNNNNNNNNNNNNNNNNNNNNNNNNNNNNNNNNNNNNNNNNNNNNNNNNNNNNNNNNNNNNNNNNNNNNNNNNNNNNNNNNNNNNNNNNNNNNNNNNNNNNNNNNNNNNNNNNNNNNNNNNNNNNNNNNNNNNNNNNNNNNNNNNNNNNNNNNNNNNNNNNNNNNNNNNNNNNNNNNNNNNNNNNNNNNNNNNNNNNNNNNNNNNNNNNNNNNNNNNNNNNNNNNNNNNNNNNNNNNNNNNNNNNNNNNNNNNNNNNNNNNNNNNNNNNNNNNNNNNNNNNNNNNNNNNNNNNNNNNNNNNNNNNNNNNNNNNNNNNNNNNNNNNNNNNNNNNNNNNNNNNNNNNNNNNNNNNNNNNNNNNNNNNNNNNNNNNNNNNNNNNNNNNNNNNNNNNNNNNNNNNNNNNNNNNNNNNNNNNNNNNNNNNNNNNNNNNNNNNNNNNNNNNNNNNNNNNNNNNNNNNNNNNNNNNNNNNNNNNNNNNNNNNNNNNNNNNNNNNNNNNNNNNNNNNNNNNNNNNNNNNNNNNNNNNNNNNNNNNNNNNNNNNNNNNNNNNNNNNNNNNNNNNNNNNNNNNNNNNNNNNNNNNNNNNNNNNNNNNNNNNNNNNNNNNNNNNNNNNNNNNNNNNNNNNNNNNNNNNNNNNNNNNNNNNNNNNNNNNNNNNNNNNNNNNNNNNNNNNNNNNNNNNNNNNNNNNNNNNNNNNNNNNNNNNNNNNNNNNNNNNNNNNNNNNNNNNNNNNNNNNNNNNNNNNNNNNNNNNNNNNNNNNNNNNNNNNNNNNNNNNNNNNNNNNNNNNNNNNNagtataagtatataataatatgctttTTCCACTTTTCCTTCAtatcatacaatttaattgttaaactttttgtacaattttcttGATGTAAACAATGGACTTTTTGTTAGAAGTACCTAGACTTTCTAGGCCTTTTTAGAGTGCTGACAGCTGAGTTGCCcttcttaaaaaataaggtGGCAGCTCTGGGGTTGACACTTGACAGtgacaattacaatttacaaaattgaaaatagaatttacCGCTACTTTGAACTTTCCTACATAGaatttgattacaatatttgtttgtgtttaatgTAACCTAGagaaagtgaaaaaaatacgtattaaTTGTTGCAATTTGTTTACTGGATATTTCTGGGATGTGAATTATAATACTGGTCCTAAAAAGATTTTGAGCTTAATTAAAAGTCTCTtagcaataatattaaagacagatttttttaattgccatACAAAATCGTATtacttatgttataaacaaccacaaatatgcatttatttaactgtttatCCTGAGAAAAGTCAAGATACTAGATCGCATattactgtattttaaattttaaaacaccaTGTCGGTTATAGTTATCGCAGTCGGATCGGAAAGTGGTGTTCCTATATTTTCAAGAAAACGCGGTAATATAGATAATGTATGGAAAATGTGATAaccttatatttaattatagataaaatttataataaacctgagtatattaaaaacatattttaggtGCAGTTTTCCACCATTGCATCTCTACATGGCATTAACATGTTTAGCAAATGTCACAATTTATCAATGATTAATACACATGTTGATAATGGATCTATTTTATGGAAAGAGTATTGTAAGAGGTAAATACCAAACCCagtttaatcaataattactatattgCCTCTTTGACAAGACTGCTTTATATCTCTAATTTATTCAGAACAAAGATTTAAAAGAACCTCCACAtacaattaaagttttaaaattattcttttagCATTACACTTATAGCTATTTCCACAGGAGGTTTAGAATGTGATCTTGAACTTTTGTTGTCATTAGTACATGATGTTATGATATTTTGTGTTGGCAAGAAGGAGTTGGAAAACTTTAAGAACATAGATCAAATAAAGAGGGAATTGAGGCAATGCTATCCTATCTTAGATTATTTACTTGAATCATTAGATCCCAACTGTGTTCCACAAACTTCCATGCTCTTGGATTTAATTCAAAGCATACTGTGTCCACAGGCACAGCATTTACAGGTATTAccatattattagaaaaaaatatcataatttgtacctgttgttatttaaacaaatattaatattgcattAATTAGTTCATATCagatattatcattattactagaaaataactttatttgatCAAGAGAatgatattctatttttaatatttattgtcaatTATATTCTAGCAAGTATTAGATAACTATGCAGAGCGAGTAACTGGGAGATGGGCTTGTCTCAGTATTCATGGACACTTAGTCGCAACTAGTTCAGATTTCCATGAATTAGACTCTCGGGAAGCTAAAATTCTTCTGTTATTGGCAGCATCACAAGATGGAGCTCCCCTACGGGAAACACCTGTCTATTTACCAAACATGAGCCCTAATGTATGTTGAATGTACTCATAATCAggtcatattttattgtaacttaaatattaagctcttgaaaatatgattaaaaatattataaaatcaacaaatctaaatttgtaaataacattaattacatgTAGATGACTAAAACATTACAAGGATTGGATATTTGGGTACTATTATCTTTCTTTGAGCTTAGAAGATTGTATcctactaaaaaaaaaaatcctacttTACAAATGCAATTGCATATAACCAAATTAAAAGAGCTATGCAAAATTTTAGGTAGCATTCAGAGCAGTCACATGCAAACTTCTAGCTGATGTGTATGTTCTCGTGATATGTGGAGCCACACCTGCACTGTCGCAAATTGATGAAATTGTTCTACAATGTTGGGAAAGTTCTACACATCTTATTAAGGAAGCAAAATTGATTTATCCGAGAAATTTTCCTTTGAGTATAACATTTGAGCCTTGCATTCTGGGGTAatgtattatgatttttatttcacttaattattctatttcttaATAAGGAAGTACCCCAATtgttacaatataacatatctcttatttttataggtGTTTGGTTATCAATGTTAGTAAGAAAAGGTGTGTGTTCTCTCGTCACCTTCATAACAACAATCAAAAGATAAGAAGTATGTCTGGTGTACACAGAATGGATATTTTGAGGACATTCTTCATTACAACAGCAAGAGATCTAGCTCCCGAGTTAAAAGTGAAAGACGGTGATGAAAaaggtatttaatattgaaaaacaacCATAATTTTCGCTCAGAAAAGAATTTGATAGCATTTTGTTCAAATTACTATTccttttgataaaaattacatacataaccATAGCAGTAAATGAAACGAAAGAAGCAATGTAATATTGTGacaaagtattttctttatttacagaCATTATGAGTACACTGCCTGGAATGTGTGAAACATTCTGGTGTTctgaatatcataaatgtcATGCTCACAGGTCAGGAAATCTTATTGGTTGTGTCCTGTATGCTCCTACTATACCCACACACACTATGAGGTATACTTTTGACCACTATATTATGatgcaatttttaaaagaaattaaattattagcctactagctgcgccccgcggtttcacccgcgtaagtcccatatcccgtaggaatatcgggataaatagttgcctacatgttattccagttgtccagctgtctacgtaccaaatttcattgcaattggttcagtactttttgcgtgaaagagcaacaaacacacacattctacaaactttcgcatttataatattagtaggattatagaaaattattttaaaatattgtttttgtggtTTCAGATTATTGACCAGCCAGATGTTACAAGAAATTGGAAACTGTAAAGATGTATATTGGTGAGAAATACAGGCAACTATTTTTTGTCTCCCCGCAAGAAAACtgtgattttaatgtttaaaaatatttatttaatattataatgtccAAAC
Above is a genomic segment from Zerene cesonia ecotype Mississippi chromosome 19, Zerene_cesonia_1.1, whole genome shotgun sequence containing:
- the LOC119834288 gene encoding protein fuzzy homolog isoform X2, with the protein product MSVIVIAVGSESGVPIFSRKRGNIDNVQFSTIASLHGINMFSKCHNLSMINTHVDNGSILWKEYCKSITLIAISTGGLECDLELLLSLVHDVMIFCVGKKELENFKNIDQIKRELRQCYPILDYLLESLDPNCVPQTSMLLDLIQSILCPQAQHLQQVLDNYAERVTGRWACLSIHGHLVATSSDFHELDSREAKILLLLAASQDGAPLRETPVYLPNMSPNVAFRAVTCKLLADVYVLVICGATPALSQIDEIVLQCWESSTHLIKEAKLIYPRNFPLSITFEPCILGCLVINVSKKRCVFSRHLHNNNQKIRSMSGVHRMDILRTFFITTARDLAPELKVKDDIMSTLPGMCETFWCSEYHKCHAHRSGNLIGCVLYAPTIPTHTMRLLTSQMLQEIGNCKDVYW
- the LOC119834288 gene encoding protein fuzzy homolog isoform X1 is translated as MSVIVIAVGSESGVPIFSRKRGNIDNVQFSTIASLHGINMFSKCHNLSMINTHVDNGSILWKEYCKSITLIAISTGGLECDLELLLSLVHDVMIFCVGKKELENFKNIDQIKRELRQCYPILDYLLESLDPNCVPQTSMLLDLIQSILCPQAQHLQQVLDNYAERVTGRWACLSIHGHLVATSSDFHELDSREAKILLLLAASQDGAPLRETPVYLPNMSPNVAFRAVTCKLLADVYVLVICGATPALSQIDEIVLQCWESSTHLIKEAKLIYPRNFPLSITFEPCILGCLVINVSKKRCVFSRHLHNNNQKIRSMSGVHRMDILRTFFITTARDLAPELKVKDGDEKDIMSTLPGMCETFWCSEYHKCHAHRSGNLIGCVLYAPTIPTHTMRLLTSQMLQEIGNCKDVYW